The following DNA comes from Nicotiana sylvestris chromosome 10, ASM39365v2, whole genome shotgun sequence.
gagcgcactattcagattcttgaggatatgctttgtgcgtgtgtgatggagtttggaggttcttgggatcagttcttgccactggcggagtttgcctaaacaatagttatcagtccagtattcagatggcaccgtttgaggctttgtatggtaggtggtgtagatccccggtgggttggtttgagccgggtgaggctagattattgggcacagacttagttcaggatgccttagagaaggttaaggtgattcaggatagactccatacagcccagtccaaacagaagagttatgcgaactggaaggttcgtgatgtttcctatatggttggagagcgggtcttgcttcgggtttcgcctatgaaaggcgttatgatttttgggaataaagggaaattgagtccgaggtttccTTTTGAGGTATTGCGACGTGTTGGGGATGTTGCTTATGagtttgccttacctcccagcttggcaggagttcatccggtatttcatgttcgATGCTCCGGCAGTACcacggtgatccgtcacacgtgttggatttcagttcagtccagttgggcaaggatctatcttatgttgaggagctagtggctatATTGGACATGCAAGTtcggaagctgaggtcaaagaacattgcatcagtggaggttcagtggcggggtcagctgatcgaggaggcgacctgggagaccgagcaggatatgcgcagccgttaccctcattttttcactacttcaggtatgtctctatgctcgttcgaggacgaacgaatattttaagAGGGAGAGGATATAACGACTCggtcggtcgttttaagaattaacgcctcgattcccctattaactgctttccctgtgtttgtttctactattgtgagttgtcgggaggattcgttttgagtttcgaagtgttttgggacacttagtccctaaagagagcttaagctttagaatttggaccgtagtcggagctgTGTGAAGACagtctcggaatggaattccgtcgattctgttagctccgtttaGGGTGGTTTAAAACCGAACCGAAATCGAAAATCAAACCGAAATcgaagcttaatggcttattggtatcgggttaacGGTTTAATGGACAGGGAAtggattgaattttttttattaacggcTTATTGATTTAGGGCGGATTATTCATTTTTCTTAACGAATAATctgttaacccgttaagaatatatatatatattaaataatcaaaAACCCTTCTTCCATTTCCAGTACTCTATCTCTATTCTCTATTACTAATTTACTATTACACATTTAGAAACCCTAATGCCTAAATTCACTTGTTTCTATCTACAACCACAAAACATGCTTGGGGTTTTACATTTTTGATGTTCCACGTTATATAAGCTAGATATAACTCCTTATCGCCTTGTGGTTCCATGATATTGTCTCTTTACAGGTTGAAGTTGATGAGGATCCGACAGAAGCCAAGAAGGAAGGAGAAGATGCGACAACAGAGGTAGCTAGGAGTAGTACATATTTTGGGGGTAGCTTTGTTGATTCTGCTGTTGTCTTTTTCCATTTCTgatgaaatttccaactttctGCAGCAGAAAAAGGAGACCAAAAAAATTGTGGAGAAATATTGGGACTGGGAGCTTACAAATGAGACTCAACCAATATGGTTTAGTCTCCAGATTACTATCTCCTACTGCTATGCTTCAAAAGTTTGTTCTTACTGATATAATGAGTTACTGTCTTTCCTTTTCCAGTTTCGAAGTCCTAAGGAAGTAAGTAAAGAGGAGTACAATGAGTTCTACAAGAAGACTTTTAAACTCAAAGACACATGTATTCTGGACTTTTAAACTCGAAGTCGTAAAGACATGTATTCTGGACTATCTGTAATGTAGTCTGCTTTGGGATGTAATGGACTCATCTATTGTATTCTATAGAGTGGAATGTAGTCTACTTTGAACCCAAAGAGCGTCATGTGCAATACAGATTGAATTAGGCCGATAAACCGCCCGATCAGAGCTAAATCGATACCAATccgcccgatatcttatcgggtggctagcGGATTAATAGATTTAAAAACCGATAAGccaaaccgttaagagtaaataaccacccaatccgcccgataagcagccctagctccgttgggtgattttgggcttagggaagtgttcggattgtgttttggaggtccgtttaggcttgaaatgccgaaagttgaatttttgaagtttccggatcgatagtgagattttgatgtcggggtcggaatctgattccgaaagttggaatagctctgtggtgttgaatgtgacttgtgtgcaaaatttggggtcaatcagacttggtttggttggtttcagcatcggttgtaggattcttgatgtttcaagttctttaggtttggattggagggtgattcgtggttttagcgttgtttggtGTAATTTGAGGGttggactaagttcgtatgatgttttaggattggttgacatatttgattgaggtcacgggggcctcgggtgagtttcggatgcttaacggattGGATTTGGACTTAGGTTATTTTTTGAGGTGCCGCTTctagtattttcgcacctgcagtgAGGAGCCCGTAGGTGCGGCCCGCAGATGCGAGTTTGGGTCCTATTGGCCagtgatcgcagatgcggttatagggccgcagaagcggaccgCATCTGGGGAGAATGGAGTGTAGGTGCGGTTCTGGCCGTTCAATGAAATCTTGCAAGTGCGAGTCCccagccgcagaagcgggaccgcaggtgtggtccCATGATCATAgaagcggaaatcgctgggcagaaatataaaaattgagggtttgagttcatagcTTGGAAAATCAAATTTGGAGCTCGGGGTAAGGCtattttgggaggattttgaagaggaaatcagtgggtaatgattccttatccctttctagttgtattccatcaatctaatcttagttttgtcatttaatttcggatttggggtgaaaaattagGAGAATTGAGGAAAAGTTCCCCAAccaagtttttgggttttgattgaggttttggtatggttagactcgtgagtgaatgagtgttcataatttgtgatttttacccgattctgagacgtgggcccgaggaggatttttgggcttttttttattttcttaccttagcttcgattcctttagctaaattcGTTGCTtttagttatatttacattataaagtttatttgattagatttgggccattcggagttggatactcgtggcaagagcatggtttcagattgattttgagctagttcgaggtaagtggcctgcctaaccttgtgtggggaaaactccccttaggatttagtattgttgttatatgagtgccgtgtacgtgaggtaacgagtaCGTACACGTGCTAATCGTTGAaaaaccccattttcattaagtaaatatctatatTTTCATTAAGTGGTTAGACCAACCATGTTTTATGGAGCTGAGTGTTGGCCAATCAAgaattcacatatccagaagatgaaagtagcagaaatgaggatgttgagatggatgtgtgggcacactAGGCTGGATAAGATTCGTAATAaagatattcgggagagggtgggcgtggctcccgtggacgacaagatgcgggaagcgcggCTTAGATAGTTTGGACATGTGAggaggagaagcctagatgcactaattaggaggtgtgagcggttgactTTGGCAGGTACGAGAAAAGGCATAGGACGGACTAAAAAGTATTGgggcgaggtgatcaggcaggacatgtcgcggcttcagatttccgaggacatggctcttgataggaacatgtggaggtcgagcattagggtggtAGGCTAGGGGTAGTCGAGAGTTCTTCCCTCTTTGTACTGGGTAGTCGGATAGAGTTTCATTTAGGTTTGTTAGCGGTCTTTGTTGTATTCACATTGTTATTTTGCATAGTTTTGTGTTATTGTCATTTCACTTATTTGCTGTGGTTATTTTCTTTCTGGTATCTTTTGTTGTTACAGGtcttttctcttatttcttttatGATATTATTGCCTCTCCtgttgagccgagagtctcctaGAAACAACCTCTTTGCCCTTTTCGGGGtagggggtaaggtctgcgtacactctactctCCCCAGACTCCACTAGTAGGATTTtactaggtatgttgttgttgttgttgagcaataattgtacttgaagcctcttgtttagtttaggaaaaagcatgcttatgtgatttaattgtCTTACCTGTTTCAACTGCTTACTtgtactctgtgcagcatgtttagagtagaatttTCTGTTTAATTCTCGAATAGAACTGTAAATTctttcttgagactgttgtgtgcttactttgggactgcgggacGATTTCacgggagatccccttgcatgtttattttgggactatggatcgatatttcgggagatcccct
Coding sequences within:
- the LOC138879122 gene encoding uncharacterized protein; translated protein: MLRQYHGDPSHVLDFSSVQLGKDLSYVEELVAILDMQVRKLRSKNIASVEVEVDEDPTEAKKEGEDATTEQKKETKKIVEKYWDWELTNETQPIWFSLQITISYCYASKFRSPKEVSKEEYNEFYKKTFKLKDTCILDF